TGATATAatgttgttacttgttagttgttactgccatagtttaatttatttattaaagttgAATTACTTAAATATTGTAGGCGATTTACTAAAATGAATATTGAAAGTGAAAAATCAACTGAGACGGTTGCTCCTCGATGGAAATATGTTACTAAGTTAGAAAAAGTAGCTGCTGGTGGTGGGAATGTTACTTTCAAATTTAACTATTATGAAAAAACTTTTAAGGGGTCTTATTCAAGGGTGAAGGCACACTTGTTAAAACTGTCTAATGGTGGAATACAACCATGTGGTAAGGTTGGAGATGAGTATTTAAATGAAATGCAAAAATTAGAAGATGCGTATGAGGAATCTTCGCATAGATTGAAGAAGCCTAAGCTAGTGTTTTTACCATCTGATTCTCCTAGTAGTCCTCATTTGGGTCCTACTCTCAGTAGTACAACTACAAGTCATCcattttttcagaaaaaaaggGGGTTGGGAATCCTACTTTGGAGATGTGTTTTAACAATCAATGTCGAGGGCAATTAGATTCTCTTATTGCTAGGACATTTTATTCTGTTGGTTTACCCTTTCATTTTGCTAAGAACCCGTATGGGATTGAGATGATCAAATTTGCATGTAATAATAATTTAGCGGGCTATATTCCTCCGGGTTACAATAAATTAAGAACAACTTTGTTACATATTGAGAAGTTGTTGAAGTCAATTAAAGACACTTGGAAAGGAAGGGGTTTAAGCATAATAAGTGATGGGTGGACAGATCCACAAAAAAGGCCACTTATCAATTTTATGGCTACATCAGAGAAAGGACCACTTTTTATCAAATCCATTGATGGTACCAAAGAGTACAAAGACAAGCACTTCatttttgatttgtttctaAAGGTCATTGGTGAGGTTGGGCATACTCATGTTGTCCAAGTTATTACTAATAATGCATCTGTTATGAAAGTTGCAGGATCTATTGTTGAAGCTGAATATCCTCATATATTTTGG
The sequence above is drawn from the Castanea sativa cultivar Marrone di Chiusa Pesio chromosome 5, ASM4071231v1 genome and encodes:
- the LOC142634598 gene encoding uncharacterized protein LOC142634598; amino-acid sequence: MNIESEKSTETVAPRWKYVTKLEKVAAGGGNVTFKFNYYEKTFKGSYSRVKAHLLKLSNGGIQPCGKVGDEYLNEMQKLEDAYEESSHRLKKPKLVFLPSDSPSSPHLGPTLNSLIARTFYSVGLPFHFAKNPYGIEMIKFACNNNLAGYIPPGYNKLRTTLLHIEKLLKSIKDTWKGRGLSIISDGWTDPQKRPLINFMATSEKGPLFIKSIDGTKEYKDKHFIFDLFLKVIGEVGHTHVVQVITNNASVMKVAGSIVEAEYPHIFWSSCVVHTLNLALKNICAPKNSLQNEVAYNECN